The Procambarus clarkii isolate CNS0578487 chromosome 61, FALCON_Pclarkii_2.0, whole genome shotgun sequence sequence ggggtaaggtgggttacagggattttattaggtagtgcttcgtttttatcttaaactggttgagagaggtacagtctttaacatggttgggaaggtcattccacattctgggtaccttgatttgtagagcatttctagtttgattaagtcgtactcttggaatatcaaaactgtatttatttctggtgtggtgctcatgggttctgttacaaccttctatgaagcttttgaggtcaggattggcattacagttcagcgttttatatatgtataatacacatgagagaatgtgcagtgacttaatatctaacatattcagagatttgagtaggggtaccgagtgatgtctagggccagagttggatattgtcctaatggcagctttgtgttgagtaattagaggacgtaaatgattttgggtagtagaaccccaagcacaaataccatagttgagatgtggatagatgagggagtaatagagcgtcaccagggcatggcggggtacataatatctgatcttagaaagaatgccaacagtttttgaaactttttttgatatatttagaatgtgtccctggaaattcagcttatggtcaatgagaacgccaaggaatttgccatctaatttgttacaaatttgggtattgttaattctgagatttatttgattagaggatttattgccaaacagaatatagaaagttttgtcaatgttaagggtgagtttgttggcagttagccaaagatggactttatttatctcagtatttactgtggcatttagagcaagggggtcaggactggagtaaatgaaggttgtgtcgtcagcaaatagaattggtttgaggtgttgggaggcatttggaaggtcattaatgtagatgagaaagaggagagggccaagtatgctgccctgcggatggagaagcagcagcagcaggtggaggatggggcagcagcaggtggaggatggggcagcagcagcaacaggtggaggatggagaagcagcagcagcaggtggaggatggggcagcagcagcagcaggtggaggatggggcagcagcagcaggtggaggatggggagcagcagcaggtggaggatggagaagcagcagcagcaacaggtggaggatggagaagcagcagcagcagcaggtggaggatggggagcagcagcagcaacaggtggaggatggagaagcagcagcagcaacaggtggaggatggggagcagcagcaggtggaggatggagaagcagcagcagcaacaggtggaggatggagaagcagcagcagcagcagcaggtggaggatggagaagcagcagcagcaacaggtggaggatggggagcagcagcaggtggaggatggagaagcagcagcaacagcaggtggAGGATGGCTAGGAGCAGGAAAAGGAGCCAGAATGAGAaatgggaggaggaggacaaggacCAAGAACAGGAGGTGGAGGACAAGGACCAAGAACAGGTGGAGCAGGAGGACAAGGACCAAGAACAGGAGGTGGAGGACAAGGACCAAGAACAGGTGGAGCAGGAGGACAAGGACCAAGAACAGGTGGAGCAGGAGGACAAGGACCAAGAACAGGTGGAGCAGGAGGACAAGGACCAAGAACAGGTGGAGCAGGAGGACAAGGACCAAGaacaggtggaggaggaggacaaggacCAAGAACAGGAGGTGGAGCAGTATAGAGTGTACAATGAGTTAGCATCAACAATAAGAGGAGTGCGTCAGGTGGGGTCTCCCACACCCTCATCATACTCTACACTGACACCCGCTCCCTATGTTATGGTTCCCATTGCTACATAAGATTATGCTATCAAGCTATGCCATATACACTGAAATAAATGCTACTTTACCATTGATAGACGTGTCACATAAAATTAAATGTAAAGTGATATACATCTATAAACTCGCGTCTcgatattaatataataaaattttatataaaaagtgTTATAAAAACGAGTATAAGAACAAAGCTATATCAACTGTGTGGGAGCGTTTGGTTATCTTGGCAACAATCTCTATGGCCACATGTTAATTTTTCTCATAAGGTGTGATAAACATTATTTTAATCTTGTACAAATTACTATTACATAATTAGGTTTTAATTTAAAGCTAAGTTAGGCGTTGCTTGGTTCATCAATTATATTTTGTCCATTTTTTTGTATAGTATATCAGAGACAAATGAAAAAGCACTCGTaaggttatatatttattttatttatttatacaagaaggtacattgggtttatgtgaGAGTACGTAGCATTGGTCGCAAGGAAAGATAAAACTTTTTGTTTTAGCATTGTATACCCTGAAGGGTTTAGTACCTACagtcagcagcccgtcctccgagCAGCCCCAACGTTATTAAAGTGGTGTACTAAAttgtccgaacctaacctacccgatgacccacgaacagaaaacaggacatcaCGTCAAGTTTGCAAGATATGGACAATGATTTGAGTACATCAGTTTTTGTAGGCCTTAGGGGATCTATACGTTAAAAATGCGATGTACTTTCCAGGAGAACGGGTTGTACCCTGCGGGCCAGAGGCCAGTCGCAGCAGAAGAGAATTACCATAGTGTGGGTAGTACAGCTTAGTTCGTTTTCGACtcggaattccgggttcgaatcccgggcgggacagaaatagttTGGAAATGTTTTTTTCtcttcacccaatgcacctgttcacctagcagtaactaggaaCCCAGGAGTTGGACAACGGTTGTGGGGTTAGTAAGTAAGTAGTTCGGCCTTGGGGGACGCCATACAAGTAGTATATACAttcgcaggcttcctgtccccgacaaaataacaaaataatatatattaactgTTCGCTGTTCTTAGTCAATGAGTCGATGAACATAATTATCAgaaaaaggcaccaagccgggaaattACTTACTAAGCCGGGAAATTACTTACTAAGCCGGGAAGTTACTTACTAAGCCGGGAAGTTACTTACTAAGCCGGGAAGTTACTTGGTGCGTAAGTAAGTACTTACTTATTTACGTTTGTGTACAACTGTCCTTTTCTTGCACGTTAGACGAGCAGTTGGTCTTAAGTTCTACCATTTTTGGATGGCCGGTTGTGTTGTAAATACTGTCTTTGTTCAGTCAGAAATGTTCCACATTTATCAGTCGGGTTCTATAAGTGCCATAAGAGGCATACAGCATACCACGTTGTCATCATAGATTACATTCTTCCCATCAACTGATAACATTGAACCTTTTAAAAAACTGGTCTGGATTAACATCTTCCATTTTTATAGACAATTTAAAGATGAATGATTGTGTGTTATCAGTTTTTTGTAAACAGGAATAACCATGcaataaaacaaaaaacaaactgATAACACACAATCATTCACCTTTTAAGTATTTACAAAAATGGAAGATGTTAATCGAGATAATTTCTCTCAAAAGTTCAATGTAACTTAGAAGGAACAACAGCGTcatgctcaacaagccacaaagtAGGGCAGAAAACGAGATGCTTTTTCATCCATAGGGTTAAAAACCCACAGAACCGCCTACCTGCCGAAGCCGTAACTATCAAAGTATTAATGCAGTTCAAATTTCAGTTGGAATAAACCTCGGGAGtaatgggggggacctttgacaagctgccggcttcctgtctccgTCAAGACCACTAGAGGTGATGGTCTTCAGGTAAACTTAGGTAAATCTCATAATAATAGAACATTATGGTGAGAACATGATATACTTTGTCTCTTAGGACTGTTGGGTGCGTTCTTGATTTACTGTCGGGAATCCCGGGTTAGAATCTCGGGTGGGACACAAATGGTTGCAattttgggcacctttccttttacctgatgcaactattcacctagctgtaaataagCACCCGagagttaggtaactgttgtggagtggcgggggggggggggttcagttcGACCTTGGAGGAATCTCTATATAAACCTAATAAATGCTGCCCGTCTCTGGTGAAACGAATCAGTACATGGGCAAGACAGGAGACATTATGGTGTATGGTGGGTTATCTGCTTCAGTAGAGTGTATCACAACAGGGATGTGAATCAGTGTTCCCCAAGTATGGTGGGTTATCTGCTTCAGTAGAGTGTATCACAACAGGGATGTGAATCAGTGTTCCCCAAGTATGGTGGGTTATCTGCTTCAGTAGAGTGTATCACAACAGGGATGTGAATCAGTGTTCCCCAACGATGCCATAAACCATGTTAAACGTGCCAGAAAATCAGGAGATAAACAAAATCgtttatcatcttcctcttcagaTGTCAACCACTTGCATTTGTCGGTAAAGAGACGACCAGCCTTAGCGCCGctccaacaaccatttgttccaccattccttcagcttgtctaggtctttttgaagcctcaagctgttctcctctgtcgtaatccttctcataattttggcatcgtccgcaaacattgagagaaatgagtctataccctccgggagatcatttacatatatcagaaacaagataggaccgagtacagagccctgtaggactccactggtgaccacgccaatcggagatctcacccctcaccgtaactctctgcttcctattgcttaggtactcccttatccactggagcaccttaccagctacacctgcctgtctctccagcttatgtaccagcctcttatgcggtactgtgtcaaaggctttccgacaatccaagagtgtgggtgtgtgggaagAAGCACCTgggctcaaacacacacacacacacatatataaacggGAGGCAGGGCGTGAACAGGTTCCATATCTTTGGGCATCAGTTGGTCTCTTGTTTGTAAGGCTCGCCACACACCTTAACATGTCTCTCCCTCTCCTGATGGTCCTGCTTCTCCTTGCCTCCAGCTCCACGGCAGGTCAGCCTTCCTCACCACAGCTTACACAGGTCTCATTGTCACAAAAATGTCTCTAGAAATGTAAATGTGGAATCATTTATGATCTTGTGTACCACATATACAagtattattatatgtattattATATGTAACACAAGTATTATTATATGTAACCAACTTCAAGTCCTTAACTCCTTAGAGGAGATACTACATATCTCCCTAGACCTGAGAGGTATAGGGTTACGAGAAAATAATCCAGGTAGatttgatcaccacatacaaaattatcatGGGAAAAAGACGGGAGAGACAATGCACCGACTATTTGGACTGGGCAGTAAACGAACAAGGGAACGTAGGTTgaaaactaagtacccaaatgacccTCAGGGATTTCCCAATGTTTTCGATGTGAAAATTCGACCCGTAGGCTTATACATTGAGAGCAGACATAACATCATCCCACATACAATATACAACTAAAAATATCTTAAACTTATCTTAATGTCATATTATAAAAAAATCAAATACTTTTATGTTCCTCACTTAGGGTATCTGTGAGGTATATTTATTGtgagtgaaattgaaattgaaattgaaattgaaataagtttattgaggtaaaatacacacaaagggatgaggtagctcaagctattctcaccccgttcagtacaacgtgttagtacatacatagacacacatcacaaacaataaacatattaccaaacattctgagagataaacatctacatttcctccttcacaagtggtatggtatcagacgtacacaaatacttttatgacctagttatacggataattcaacaaaatattacagtcattGTGAGTGAGGTACATGGTATGTCAACATGGTATGGCAACATGGTATGGCAACATGGTATGGCAACATGGTACATCAACCACGACCATCAGCTCCCAACAAAAATATGCTACACGTCTCATAAAGCTGATGAGTGAGATCACGTGTAATATAATCCACAGACATAAAAACCAGGGTCAAACATTCTGGCAAATTTTGGAAGAAACCGCGAATAGCTTTGCCTCGTTAATTTCTCACCTCGTTCCTCTTCCATGGCCACCTGTAGTTTACCTGTAGCAGGTTCCGAGAGTTCTTGTACTTCTCCATCCTGGCTggacataaattacatctgagagAACGGGCCATCTGTAGTCTTAGATTCACTCACGGCGAGACATCCGAAACAGCCACAACCTTGGCCAGACACTCCCAAGGGTATATCCTTGGGTATCCAcgtacactcacacactcacggacactcacaccaattgattgattgattgattgatgaagattaagccacccaagaggtgggacGGGCAACTCACACCGAAGTTGGGTGTTATTAAAGTCTTGTGAGGTACTACTGCAGGAGGAGCGGTGCTGAGCGGGGCATGTTTTGATGGGTACTTCGAGTGTGCCAACGGCATCTGCATCCCTGAAAACCTCCTCTGTGACGGTGTGTTCAACTGTGTCACTGGTGTCGACGAGGACAACTGTTCCCTACGTGAGTCTCTGTCCTGCTTGTTCAACACCGTCTGTGTACTTTGTTCAACACCGTCTGTGTACTCTGTTCAACACCGTCTGTACATCATCTTCTACACCCTAACATGCGCTCAACACCCCCTTGACCCTGTCATCACCTTACAGAGAAGCAGGAGACGTGTCCCGTCGGCTACTTCCAGTGCGACATGGGTGTGTGTATCCCGGAGGGTCATGTGTGCGACGGTGTGTCCAACTGTGTCACTGGGAACGATGAaaagaactgtgagggtgagttaCCGCTGGCTATTGTTCATCTTGTTCATGTGgtatgatgtgtggtggtgagtgaactgtgagtgtTGAACATATGTTAGGGTCTTCCAGAGGTGTTGACCACAAGTTATGGTGTACAAGAGATGATGAACACAAGTTATGGTGTTCTGGGGTACTTACCTCCATCAGTTTGCTGTACTGTATGGTAGTGTTGCTGGGTAATGAGTTGTGATGTGCactttatgccccacatgcaaggtcttgcacttGTCCATTACTGAAAACATTTCCCAGTCGTCTGACCAtttgtgggttgttgttgttgttatagattcagctactgggaacaaaaaattccaagtagcacgggctatggcgaacccgtagtggacttacctggcacaggagcgggggcatcACACATTTGTGGGGTTTATATTTTCTTTTGTACGGCCTCAGCGTCGTTTTCTTCTCACCTCACCATAGATCATCTGTGTCATCTGTAAATTAGATGATGTAGTTTGTAATATTGTCATCTATATATGTCCTAACTACAGTTCATCATGTTCTGTTCACTGTAATTACTGTTCTTTATATACTGTTCGTCCTAGCTAATGTCCATTATGATCAGTACACCCTTCCTTATGTTGAAATATTTGCCAACTTAATTTTTCACCGTCAAACAAGTCACTGTTgcatattatttgtattataattattaaagggacctgctgcatgggtaacagcttctcctccatatcaacctaccctggcttagcgccctggagaggccactccagaccgacaaccagagcccaactccatagtctcctgagactgatggatgcctactactaattactcttaattattgttattatttttaacaaattGTATTTCTTTCCTCCCCCCAAGAGGCCGGAGAGAGAGACAACAAGCGGGGAATATAATGAGACGTGCTGGTGAGAGAGAGGAGCCCGCCATCCATACAGCATCCACACACGAGCCTCGTCGAGCCTCTGGTCTCTATCTAGGGACAGACTGACAGACGTTCTCTTCTAAAGTATAGATATAATTTGTTTGGTCGGGGACAGGCattcatttactgctaggtgaacagaggcattaggtaatAGGAAGCATGCCCAAATATTTCTGTCCCAATCCGTCATAAGGCCAGGCTCGAGTAACAGGTTACAAGCAGGTATATAACAGCGGCCGTCACCCAAGACGCATTCATTATTTTTAACGAATTGTATattaaaattggtttgttcttgtatataaataattattattatacataataattctatgtatagttaggcataggttaggttaggttctgtaggcgattatttgtatctgaagtacgtgggtgaagcattcacagaactgtggttcgaacagaggacgtgagcgaagcacttgtttcggaagtgttcggacgtcatcaggttTGAATGGCGTGTGAACCACTTTTCATTCTTATATAAACAggcggtttggcggctggattaacgagcttggatctttgtatgcgaggacgggctgtCTGAAAGCGATTATTTGTATATGAAATACGTGAGTGAAACATGTGCAGAGGTGTAATTCGAACAAAGGTCGTCAGCttgagaagtgttcgaacgtcaccaGTTGTGAGTCGGGTGTAAATGTTTCTCATTCATAAATAGGGGTTTTGGCGGTTAGATTTACGATCATTTGGGCTTTGCTGATGAAGGCAGTTTGTGTTTATGAATGAATAACGGGGTTTGTCCTGCCTTTTCAATTCACG is a genomic window containing:
- the LOC123774238 gene encoding RNA polymerase-associated protein LEO1-like translates to MARSRKRSQNEKWEEEDKDQEQEVEDKDQEQVEQEDKDQEQEVEDKDQEQVEQEDKDQEQVEQEDKDQEQVEQEDKDQEQVEQEDKDQEQVEEEDKDQEQEVEQYRVYNELASTIRGVRQVGSPTPSSYSTLTPAPYVMVPIAT